Proteins from one Paenibacillus amylolyticus genomic window:
- a CDS encoding ROK family protein encodes MAGTPQYIRNLNENLIMDALITQGTMSRADISRQTGLSKPTVSLAVEHLIDRNLVKEMGRADNAQGRKATLIRFNETAYYVCGIDIGATRIRIALSDLNGEIIAYRTHPMVVQEGQDRSEATMLTLLQSHMNELLDENELHWDQIQCIGFGIPGVVLPDSGRIHRIVDPLAGLEQAFSLESLSGAFPCEVILENDVNLAALGEYRSGAAAGHPLFVFFSIGTGTGAGIMVHGQLLRGLGGLTGEIAEMLVEDGRRLEDVLSADGLMLLVKEYLDQHDELLDAAADAGAVVEINEDVVADDPHRYETPEKLFEAARSGEVEALDILQQYSQMIASALRQISVVLAPHLIVLGGGVGGNGDVLLPLLRRIITEQFPVQPQLICSKLGEQAVVTGAVQVAIQQTMLKLQQEATE; translated from the coding sequence TTGGCTGGCACACCGCAATATATCCGTAATCTGAATGAAAACCTCATTATGGATGCCCTGATAACTCAGGGAACCATGTCTAGGGCGGATATCAGCCGTCAGACCGGACTTAGCAAACCAACGGTGTCGTTGGCTGTAGAACATCTGATTGACCGTAATCTGGTGAAGGAAATGGGGAGAGCCGACAATGCTCAGGGGCGCAAAGCAACCCTCATCCGTTTCAATGAAACGGCTTATTATGTCTGTGGTATAGATATCGGTGCAACACGCATTCGGATTGCATTATCGGATCTGAATGGAGAGATCATCGCCTATCGAACACATCCCATGGTTGTGCAAGAAGGTCAGGATCGATCAGAGGCGACAATGCTGACGCTTCTTCAAAGCCATATGAACGAATTGCTTGATGAGAATGAGCTACATTGGGATCAGATTCAGTGCATTGGGTTCGGCATACCGGGTGTAGTGCTCCCTGATTCAGGCCGAATCCATCGTATTGTCGACCCGTTAGCGGGTTTGGAACAAGCTTTTTCGCTGGAATCGTTATCTGGCGCCTTTCCCTGCGAAGTGATCCTGGAGAATGATGTGAATCTCGCTGCACTTGGGGAGTATCGGAGCGGTGCCGCAGCAGGTCATCCCTTGTTTGTTTTTTTCTCCATTGGAACTGGGACGGGAGCAGGCATCATGGTACATGGCCAACTGCTTCGTGGTCTTGGTGGTTTAACCGGAGAGATCGCAGAGATGCTGGTGGAGGATGGGCGACGCCTGGAGGATGTGTTGTCAGCTGATGGTCTAATGCTACTGGTCAAGGAGTATCTTGATCAGCATGATGAACTATTGGATGCTGCTGCTGATGCGGGAGCGGTAGTGGAGATCAATGAAGATGTAGTCGCAGATGATCCTCACAGATACGAGACTCCCGAGAAGTTATTTGAAGCTGCACGCAGTGGAGAAGTAGAGGCGTTAGACATTCTACAACAATACAGCCAGATGATTGCTTCAGCTCTGCGACAGATTAGCGTTGTGCTTGCTCCGCATCTCATTGTGCTTGGGGGAGGCGTAGGAGGGAACGGCGATGTGTTATTGCCTTTGTTGAGGAGGATCATAACTGAGCAATTCCCAGTACAACCGCAGTTAATCTGTTCCAAGCTTGGTGAACAGGCTGTTGTCACTGGCGCCGTGCAAGTGGCCATACAACAAACGATGCTGAAACTTCAGCAGGAAGCTACGGAATAA
- a CDS encoding sensor histidine kinase translates to MQKWMQIFYKNTGLNPYVWLVFFILPFYYISQYSKIWTMVTGIIIILVFFVCYLLAFITKGWQVYMWIGLLIAISITMTIAYDYAYFSLFLAFFIGNIKNKAGFFTLYSVNLGASFLTVNYGFIKQSSLLLSQFPFVFISLMASILLPISTYNKNKTEQLEGQLENANKRLDDLVKMEERQRIARDLHDTLGQKLSLIGLKTDLAKRLLRNNPDQAEIELNDLRQTASTALKEVREMVTTMRGTQLVDELFRAEQILKAASIEFVLKGNPKLQDTSQLNENVLGMCLKEAVTNVVKHSQATACTIAIEETPANNVLTVQDNGVGIERTRKQDRRGTGILGMKERLEFVNGCLDIRSTTDIQGTAIIIHVPKLVRKPIKEEES, encoded by the coding sequence ATTCAAAAGTGGATGCAGATTTTTTATAAAAATACAGGGTTAAACCCTTATGTATGGCTTGTCTTTTTCATCCTGCCCTTCTATTACATCTCACAATATTCCAAAATATGGACAATGGTCACTGGCATCATAATCATTCTCGTTTTCTTCGTCTGTTATCTGCTTGCCTTCATCACCAAGGGTTGGCAGGTATACATGTGGATTGGACTGCTCATTGCCATCTCCATTACAATGACTATCGCCTATGATTATGCCTACTTCTCATTGTTTCTTGCTTTTTTTATTGGGAATATTAAAAATAAAGCCGGTTTTTTCACCCTCTACTCGGTGAATTTGGGAGCCAGTTTTCTCACCGTTAACTACGGTTTTATCAAACAAAGTTCCCTATTATTGAGTCAGTTTCCGTTTGTATTCATCAGCTTGATGGCCTCCATCCTGCTACCAATCAGTACGTATAACAAAAACAAGACTGAACAATTGGAAGGCCAGTTGGAAAATGCAAACAAGCGACTTGATGATCTCGTAAAAATGGAAGAACGCCAGCGTATCGCCCGTGACCTGCACGATACACTTGGACAGAAGCTCTCTCTGATCGGTCTAAAAACCGATCTGGCGAAGCGGCTGCTTCGTAATAATCCCGATCAGGCCGAGATCGAATTGAACGACCTTAGGCAAACGGCCAGTACAGCTTTGAAGGAAGTCCGAGAAATGGTAACCACCATGCGTGGTACACAATTGGTCGATGAACTGTTCCGTGCGGAGCAGATACTGAAGGCCGCTTCGATTGAATTTGTGCTGAAGGGTAATCCGAAACTGCAAGACACGTCACAATTGAATGAAAATGTGCTTGGCATGTGCTTGAAAGAAGCTGTCACCAATGTTGTCAAGCACAGTCAGGCAACTGCTTGTACCATCGCCATTGAGGAAACACCCGCCAATAATGTACTCACAGTGCAAGATAACGGCGTCGGAATAGAACGAACTCGCAAACAGGATCGGCGTGGAACAGGAATTTTGGGCATGAAGGAACGACTTGAATTTGTGAATGGATGTCTGGATATTCGCTCTACGACAGACATTCAGGGTACAGCGATCATCATTCATGTTCCCAAACTCGTTCGCAAACCGATAAAGGAGGAAGAATCATGA
- a CDS encoding helix-turn-helix domain-containing protein, translating to MKVNLKRNWHTKLIYSYFPIFLLTISILIFLSFLIVNELSRNETQKADMISTRYIVDTLERSLSDIELRLLEDIGANKTYSRFLEAGQGQLSSQFIYDAASGLGRMLDQQDMIQSIYLYRMSDSQILTPRGMMRLEDFEDRAYIEQALKNRENLGWNLPREYKERSFDVPSQVISMNKWLPLPWGGEGLLVITIRMYAVERQIDLMTNEKLSVLQVRDKSDNLIYSSHQMDPSAGEILNRVSADKLGLVFESGIQSGQLYSWVSLVSYVWIGIGLLTIIGAVAGLIYITRRNTRPIQLIMNRIQALQPRAEEDEAAPSVKDELALIDRALEHLIAQTVDYEKQHHENLLIHRRQLLVDLMEGERMDSFRQRLRHLQPLEERFMEPKSVAVLIAEMNGDDLSTNQNILKIALMNVVEELVQNETQFGGWAEWFGNRRLIVVIASDEQEGLDRELLMELAKQMHMWIAENFRLRFTFGIGRTVSGWEEITQSYASADAGLQHRLTLGKDAIVLSEQLPDRIELQSYKYLQMLADFVREFRLTGDGWRTQLDQMFVAFGEDQITDQDIRMLLQALIQMLSREFGELSERLQSQFAEEILTRLRSDIQQAETLEGIQDILQEWLKEVYRNYVSVNETKSHRAMINELRIYIEEHFDDPDLSLKHLSDRFQISGKYASYLFKEEFEMKFVDFLVKLRVEKACRLLSASDMAVQDIALQVGYANAISFGRVFKRIMGVTPGDYRKQSGKQED from the coding sequence ATGAAAGTAAATCTGAAGCGGAATTGGCATACCAAGTTGATCTATTCCTATTTCCCTATTTTCCTGCTTACGATTTCCATTCTGATCTTTCTCTCCTTCCTGATTGTCAACGAACTCTCACGTAACGAAACGCAAAAAGCCGACATGATCTCCACCCGCTATATCGTAGATACACTGGAACGCTCGCTAAGCGACATTGAACTCCGGTTGCTTGAAGACATTGGTGCGAACAAAACATACAGTCGATTCTTGGAGGCTGGACAGGGACAATTATCGAGTCAGTTCATCTATGACGCGGCAAGCGGGCTGGGACGTATGCTGGATCAGCAGGATATGATTCAATCCATTTATCTCTATCGCATGTCGGATTCACAGATTCTTACGCCCAGAGGCATGATGCGTCTGGAAGATTTCGAAGATCGTGCCTATATTGAGCAAGCCTTGAAAAATCGGGAGAACCTCGGTTGGAACCTGCCGCGTGAATATAAGGAACGTTCTTTCGATGTACCTTCACAGGTGATTAGCATGAACAAATGGCTTCCTTTACCATGGGGAGGGGAAGGTCTGCTCGTCATCACGATTCGCATGTATGCAGTGGAACGCCAGATTGATCTTATGACGAATGAAAAGTTGTCTGTTCTTCAGGTTCGGGACAAAAGCGATAATCTGATCTATAGCTCGCATCAAATGGACCCTTCAGCAGGTGAAATCCTGAACCGTGTGTCTGCGGACAAGCTTGGCCTCGTCTTCGAGAGTGGCATTCAATCCGGTCAGCTGTATTCTTGGGTGTCGCTGGTCTCTTATGTGTGGATCGGCATTGGATTGTTAACCATTATTGGGGCAGTGGCGGGACTGATCTACATTACGCGCAGAAATACGCGGCCCATTCAACTCATCATGAATCGAATTCAGGCGCTACAGCCACGTGCCGAGGAGGATGAAGCAGCTCCGTCCGTCAAGGATGAACTCGCTCTCATCGACCGTGCACTTGAACATCTGATTGCTCAAACGGTTGATTACGAGAAACAGCATCATGAAAACCTGCTGATTCATCGCAGACAATTGCTTGTTGATCTGATGGAAGGAGAACGAATGGATTCGTTCCGTCAGCGACTTCGCCATCTGCAACCGTTAGAGGAACGATTCATGGAACCGAAGAGTGTTGCTGTTCTCATTGCGGAGATGAATGGTGACGATCTCTCAACCAATCAGAATATACTGAAGATAGCGCTCATGAATGTGGTGGAAGAACTGGTACAGAATGAGACCCAATTCGGCGGTTGGGCTGAATGGTTTGGGAACCGAAGGCTCATTGTGGTAATTGCATCGGATGAGCAGGAAGGGCTGGACCGTGAACTGCTTATGGAGCTGGCTAAACAGATGCATATGTGGATTGCGGAAAATTTCCGCCTCCGGTTTACCTTCGGGATTGGACGAACCGTTTCAGGTTGGGAGGAGATTACTCAATCGTATGCCAGTGCAGATGCCGGTCTGCAGCACCGACTCACGCTTGGTAAAGATGCAATTGTTCTCAGTGAGCAACTGCCGGATCGCATTGAGCTGCAATCGTACAAGTACTTGCAGATGCTGGCTGACTTTGTCCGCGAATTCAGACTGACCGGTGATGGGTGGCGGACGCAGCTGGATCAGATGTTTGTTGCATTCGGCGAAGATCAGATTACAGATCAAGATATTCGCATGCTACTGCAGGCACTAATCCAGATGTTGTCGCGTGAATTCGGAGAGCTGTCTGAGCGGTTACAGAGCCAATTTGCAGAGGAAATTCTGACTCGTCTTCGTAGTGATATCCAGCAGGCAGAGACACTGGAGGGCATTCAGGACATTTTGCAGGAATGGCTGAAAGAGGTCTATCGCAATTATGTGTCCGTGAATGAAACGAAAAGTCATCGCGCAATGATCAACGAGCTGCGGATCTATATTGAAGAACATTTTGATGATCCGGATCTGTCGCTGAAACATCTGAGTGATCGGTTCCAGATTTCGGGCAAATATGCGAGTTATCTGTTCAAGGAAGAATTTGAGATGAAGTTTGTTGATTTCCTGGTGAAACTGAGGGTCGAAAAGGCCTGTCGTCTGTTGTCTGCATCCGATATGGCTGTTCAGGATATTGCGCTGCAAGTAGGTTATGCTAATGCCATCTCTTTCGGCCGAGTATTTAAACGGATTATGGGTGTGACACCGGGAGATTATCGCAAGCAGAGTGGGAAACAAGAGGATTGA
- a CDS encoding response regulator transcription factor, protein MIRIVIAEDQRMMLGALSSLLNLEDDMEVVGRASNGQEALSLVQELTPDICLMDIEMPVKSGLEAAEELKGMNCKVIILTTFARTGYFERALKGGVRGYLLKDSPIEELAEAIRQVMNGRRIFAPDLVDEAYVEENPLTERENAVLGLMADGKNTKEIAGHLFITTGTVRNYISIILNKLNASNRIEAITRSKEKGWFK, encoded by the coding sequence ATGATCAGGATTGTAATCGCGGAAGATCAGCGCATGATGCTCGGTGCCTTGTCTTCCCTCCTCAATCTGGAGGATGATATGGAAGTTGTCGGACGTGCCAGCAATGGCCAGGAGGCTCTTTCCCTTGTGCAGGAGCTTACCCCCGACATCTGTCTGATGGATATTGAAATGCCCGTGAAAAGCGGCCTTGAAGCCGCAGAAGAACTCAAAGGAATGAATTGCAAGGTCATTATCCTGACCACTTTTGCCCGGACCGGATATTTCGAACGCGCTCTCAAGGGCGGTGTCCGCGGGTACCTGCTCAAAGACAGTCCAATTGAAGAACTTGCCGAGGCGATTCGCCAAGTCATGAATGGCAGACGTATCTTCGCACCCGACTTGGTAGATGAAGCTTATGTAGAAGAAAATCCCCTGACAGAACGGGAGAATGCCGTACTTGGCCTCATGGCTGACGGGAAGAATACCAAGGAAATCGCCGGGCATCTGTTCATCACGACAGGCACGGTGCGTAACTACATCTCCATCATTCTCAACAAGTTAAATGCCAGCAACCGCATTGAGGCAATCACCCGCTCCAAAGAAAAAGGCTGGTTCAAATGA
- a CDS encoding MFS transporter, protein MFNPYINPILVAQGFSSKETGFIMAFGTLVSIILQPIWGILVDKFKKTRFVLVISLLVPASLAYFYNIQVYIILILIYTLCTIFQVTQIPVADSYAVTAARAANTSYGMIRLFGSIGTGVGGFAAGMYLSQFSIHMLWLPFLMFNMLSAILASTLPRQTSISSSSVTFSVGLARLLRNRTFLLFLTGCFLVNQTLTAFNSFFVISFQMAGGSVTMTGTALLLASITNVPSMLAAAFILRKWGHERTMLFAAGAYMLRWGIQWLWPTPEVMIGVQVLHGLSFGFFYIAAVEYVASVTGREMQATGQSLFNMVFAGLGGIVGNMLNGYLLDSGGPSLMYLACTISAALGSVILYIVSRQAKEQRRSYSLE, encoded by the coding sequence ATGTTTAACCCTTACATTAATCCCATATTGGTAGCACAAGGTTTTTCCAGTAAAGAAACCGGATTTATCATGGCGTTTGGCACACTCGTATCTATCATTCTTCAACCTATATGGGGAATTCTGGTAGATAAGTTTAAAAAGACACGGTTCGTACTGGTCATAAGCCTGCTTGTTCCTGCGTCGTTAGCGTACTTCTACAATATTCAAGTGTACATTATATTGATATTGATTTATACTTTATGCACTATATTTCAAGTGACACAAATACCCGTCGCTGACTCCTACGCGGTTACCGCCGCGAGAGCAGCCAATACATCATATGGCATGATCCGACTCTTCGGGAGCATAGGAACGGGAGTTGGCGGATTTGCAGCAGGGATGTATCTCTCTCAGTTTTCCATTCACATGTTATGGCTGCCCTTTCTGATGTTTAACATGCTGAGCGCCATACTGGCAAGTACACTTCCCCGGCAGACGAGCATCTCCTCGTCCTCGGTAACCTTCTCCGTAGGTTTGGCAAGATTGCTCCGAAATCGGACATTTCTTCTATTTCTAACAGGTTGTTTCCTGGTTAACCAAACGCTCACTGCGTTTAACTCCTTTTTTGTTATTTCATTTCAGATGGCTGGCGGTTCTGTGACGATGACAGGTACAGCGCTGTTGCTTGCATCAATCACCAATGTTCCATCCATGTTGGCAGCGGCATTCATACTCCGAAAGTGGGGACATGAACGAACGATGCTGTTTGCAGCTGGGGCGTACATGTTACGTTGGGGAATACAATGGCTATGGCCGACGCCTGAGGTCATGATTGGCGTTCAGGTGCTGCATGGATTATCCTTCGGATTCTTCTATATTGCAGCAGTGGAATATGTGGCTTCCGTCACGGGACGGGAAATGCAGGCCACGGGACAAAGTTTGTTTAACATGGTGTTTGCTGGCTTGGGCGGAATTGTTGGGAATATGCTGAATGGATACTTGCTCGATTCCGGAGGTCCATCCCTGATGTATCTGGCGTGCACAATCAGTGCGGCACTAGGATCAGTGATTCTGTATATCGTCAGCAGGCAGGCCAAAGAACAGAGAAGATCATACTCATTAGAATAA
- a CDS encoding fatty acid desaturase, protein MNRSKEMALKKEVTPYEKNDLKLSIRQLINTLLPLFLLWAAAYFSLSVSYWLTFPIALVASGFVLRTFIIFHDCCHGSFFKSKRANDILGTITGVLTVTPYQQWKNEHAIHHATSSNLDKRGVGDIWVMTVDEYKEASPLGRLFYRIYRNPFVMFCIGPIYVFLLAYRFNRKGARRKERINTHLTTVLIVVLYAFMSWLVGWQAFVMVQAPIFFFSGFFGIWLFYVQHQFEETYFEHEDEWSYVKAAVEGSSYYKLPKLLQWISGNIGFHHVHHLSPRVPNYFLEEAHNATPPLQKATTITLRSSLVALRFRLWDEDSKQFISFRQLKELSRKPYVQPTIRVTNPAGLTEKP, encoded by the coding sequence ATGAACAGATCAAAAGAAATGGCCTTAAAAAAGGAAGTAACCCCTTATGAAAAAAATGATCTCAAATTAAGCATCCGTCAGTTAATCAATACATTGCTCCCACTCTTCTTGTTATGGGCTGCAGCTTACTTTAGCTTATCGGTTTCCTACTGGCTAACCTTCCCAATTGCCTTGGTGGCATCCGGATTTGTACTGCGGACGTTCATTATTTTCCATGACTGCTGTCATGGTTCATTCTTCAAGAGCAAACGCGCCAATGATATTCTCGGTACCATTACCGGTGTATTAACAGTGACTCCCTATCAACAATGGAAAAATGAGCATGCCATCCATCACGCCACAAGCAGTAATCTTGATAAACGGGGTGTAGGCGATATTTGGGTTATGACGGTTGACGAATATAAAGAAGCTTCCCCTTTGGGTCGTCTTTTCTACCGGATTTATCGTAATCCGTTCGTCATGTTCTGTATCGGACCCATTTACGTATTTTTGTTGGCTTACCGTTTTAACCGCAAAGGTGCAAGACGTAAAGAACGCATCAATACACACCTGACTACCGTATTGATTGTCGTGCTCTATGCATTCATGTCCTGGTTGGTCGGCTGGCAGGCTTTTGTCATGGTGCAGGCCCCTATCTTCTTCTTCTCCGGTTTCTTTGGCATCTGGCTGTTCTACGTTCAACATCAGTTCGAAGAAACATATTTTGAACACGAAGATGAATGGAGTTATGTAAAAGCAGCGGTTGAAGGTAGTTCCTATTACAAATTACCAAAATTGTTGCAATGGATCAGTGGTAACATCGGATTTCACCATGTGCATCACTTGAGCCCGCGTGTACCTAACTATTTCTTGGAAGAAGCACATAATGCAACACCACCCTTGCAAAAAGCGACGACCATTACATTACGTTCCAGTTTGGTTGCTCTGCGCTTCCGTCTGTGGGATGAGGATTCCAAACAGTTCATTAGCTTTAGACAGCTCAAAGAACTATCCCGCAAACCTTATGTTCAACCGACTATCCGTGTAACCAATCCAGCGGGTCTGACAGAGAAGCCTTAA
- a CDS encoding ABC transporter permease subunit, translating to MKTSIYFRRNWQLYALLLLPMIYFIIFKYGPMYGVQIAFKDFNFFQGITGSEWIGLDAFREVFQNQGFYTALRNTLVLNLLDLLVSFPAPLILAILLFELKKAWFKKLAQTLLYIPHFISWVIIGGIVLQVFGTQSGFINNILMSMGFDPLPFLSDKNYWLFTYLAVGVWQSAGWGTILYLASLTGINRELYEAAEVDGASRLRRIWHISLPGIKTTIVTLLIINVGNMISIGFDRPFIIGNVAVREYSDVLSTFVYRVGLQSGQVTLATAVGLFQALVGLVFILGANYTSKKLTDESIM from the coding sequence ATGAAAACAAGCATCTATTTCCGCAGAAACTGGCAACTATATGCGTTGCTCCTACTGCCCATGATCTACTTCATTATTTTCAAGTATGGGCCAATGTATGGCGTGCAGATTGCGTTCAAGGATTTTAACTTTTTTCAAGGGATCACCGGCAGTGAATGGATTGGCTTGGATGCTTTTAGAGAAGTGTTTCAAAATCAGGGGTTTTACACGGCATTACGCAACACGTTAGTGCTTAACCTGCTGGATCTATTGGTGTCCTTCCCGGCGCCGCTTATACTGGCCATCTTGTTATTCGAGCTGAAGAAGGCCTGGTTCAAGAAGCTGGCACAGACTTTACTGTACATTCCTCACTTTATTTCCTGGGTGATTATTGGAGGAATCGTACTTCAGGTATTCGGTACACAATCGGGTTTTATTAACAATATCTTGATGAGCATGGGATTCGATCCATTGCCTTTCCTTTCAGACAAAAACTACTGGCTCTTCACATATCTCGCGGTAGGCGTGTGGCAGAGTGCCGGCTGGGGTACGATTCTGTATCTGGCATCCCTGACAGGCATTAACCGGGAACTGTACGAAGCGGCCGAGGTGGATGGAGCAAGTCGGCTGCGCAGAATCTGGCATATCTCCTTGCCAGGCATCAAAACGACGATTGTTACCTTATTGATCATCAATGTCGGCAACATGATCTCCATCGGCTTCGACCGGCCGTTTATTATCGGTAATGTCGCTGTACGTGAATACTCGGATGTACTCAGCACGTTTGTGTATCGTGTCGGTTTGCAGTCGGGTCAGGTTACACTCGCAACAGCTGTAGGTCTGTTCCAGGCATTAGTTGGACTTGTCTTCATACTCGGAGCGAACTATACGTCCAAGAAGCTAACCGATGAGAGCATTATGTAG
- a CDS encoding ROK family protein, which yields MTESVKNVIKDVQLNQDTSVADKPSGWIAGIDIGGTKTLMLLSSQQAGSKVHERILPTLDSDQPDEFFRWLFAELETFCQEVGCRLEQLSGAGLGFPGVILQEEGILRNAPAFQWPEVDIRPVIAKYYSGNIILDNDVNLAAMGEYDQGAAQGHHHCVMVTVGTGIGAALILNGQLYSGQHGAAGEIGHFIAGDEGLHTGYVADADSFGVFEQATSGTGITEQARRYFADGKGSSLSLIMSLAGGEAGQIEARHVFKAAESGDVAALEILELPMRYMARGLANITALLNPSIIVIGGGVAASNPSYYLNEVRTRLKRYTVLPVRLAVAELGNRAGAIGALAAIRSSVARTYQ from the coding sequence ATGACAGAATCCGTGAAAAATGTAATTAAAGATGTTCAGCTCAATCAGGATACTTCGGTTGCGGATAAGCCATCCGGCTGGATTGCAGGTATTGATATTGGAGGTACCAAAACATTGATGCTCTTGTCATCACAACAGGCTGGAAGTAAGGTTCATGAACGTATCTTGCCTACGCTTGACAGCGACCAGCCGGATGAGTTCTTTCGATGGTTATTCGCCGAATTGGAAACGTTCTGCCAAGAAGTTGGATGCCGTCTGGAACAACTTTCCGGTGCAGGCTTGGGATTCCCGGGTGTGATTCTGCAGGAAGAAGGCATACTGCGAAATGCTCCAGCTTTTCAGTGGCCTGAGGTTGATATTCGTCCTGTGATTGCGAAGTATTACAGCGGGAATATCATATTGGATAATGATGTGAATCTGGCCGCAATGGGAGAATATGATCAAGGGGCAGCGCAGGGACATCATCACTGTGTGATGGTCACGGTTGGAACAGGCATTGGAGCTGCTCTTATCCTGAATGGACAACTTTACAGCGGCCAGCATGGTGCAGCAGGTGAGATTGGACATTTCATAGCTGGAGACGAAGGGCTTCATACCGGTTACGTTGCAGATGCAGATTCCTTTGGGGTATTTGAGCAAGCGACTTCAGGGACGGGGATCACCGAACAGGCGAGACGTTATTTTGCAGATGGAAAAGGAAGTTCCTTATCCCTTATCATGAGTCTGGCAGGAGGGGAAGCTGGACAGATCGAAGCCAGACATGTCTTCAAAGCGGCCGAATCAGGTGATGTTGCTGCACTTGAGATTCTTGAACTGCCTATGCGTTACATGGCTAGAGGACTGGCGAATATTACAGCATTACTTAATCCTTCCATAATTGTAATCGGTGGTGGTGTAGCAGCATCCAACCCATCCTATTATCTTAATGAAGTGCGTACACGCCTCAAACGTTACACCGTTCTTCCTGTTCGTTTAGCTGTAGCCGAACTTGGTAATCGGGCAGGAGCAATCGGGGCTTTGGCCGCCATCAGGTCGAGTGTGGCGCGGACATATCAATAG
- a CDS encoding extracellular solute-binding protein: MHVHQEANLHLHQESRVRGKNDFESRNLRPGNTPAGYTISDSYLTRFIQEKFGDPNNIDVQFVPVPRSEEVQKLNVLMASGSEVPDIVFTYDSGTFNRYAEQGGLTELTDLINQSGPNLKKFLGDETLAYGQYDGNSSRFQVNVLYLASTHLMFVRTGWTHSDCLHLRQLRSCILH, encoded by the coding sequence CTGCATGTTCATCAGGAAGCGAATCTGCATCTTCATCAGGAGAGTCGGGTTCGGGGAAAAAACGACTTTGAAAGTAGAAATCTTCGACCGGGAAATACGCCGGCGGGCTACACCATTTCGGACAGTTATCTGACTCGCTTCATTCAAGAGAAGTTCGGTGATCCAAACAATATCGATGTTCAATTTGTTCCGGTACCACGCTCGGAGGAAGTACAGAAGCTTAACGTTCTGATGGCGAGTGGCTCTGAAGTACCTGATATTGTCTTTACCTACGACTCGGGAACATTCAACCGATATGCAGAGCAAGGAGGTCTGACTGAACTTACGGATCTGATCAATCAAAGCGGCCCTAACCTGAAGAAGTTCCTGGGAGATGAAACGCTGGCTTACGGTCAATATGATGGGAACAGTTCGCGGTTCCAGGTAAACGTCTTGTACTTGGCAAGTACGCATCTTATGTTCGTCAGGACTGGTTGGACGCACTCGGACTGCCTTCACCTGAGACAGCTGAGGAGTTGCATACTACATTGA
- a CDS encoding polysaccharide deacetylase family protein has product MLHIRKSIMVTLAILFIIPLLMPQSVSAKSAVSKESASKANSKIIYLTFDDGPTAHTGQLLDILDQYNAKATFFMLGPQMEKFQKATKRIVADGHGLGLHGVSHVPSKFYKSAYSGLKEMRQANVSLNKVAGVKTSLVRTPYGSKPYLKSAFRNVLLGQGGFHLWDWNVDSEDWKYKKDHQKVYNSVMKQIHNVQKNGTTPVVLMHDQEATLKVLPQVLKTLKAEGYRFEVLSKKVQPVNFWNDKR; this is encoded by the coding sequence ATGCTACATATTCGCAAATCTATCATGGTCACACTTGCAATTCTGTTCATTATTCCACTATTAATGCCGCAGTCGGTATCTGCCAAATCAGCTGTATCCAAGGAGAGCGCAAGCAAAGCGAATTCCAAGATTATATACCTTACTTTTGATGATGGGCCAACCGCTCATACAGGTCAGTTACTGGACATACTGGATCAGTATAATGCGAAGGCAACGTTTTTCATGCTGGGTCCTCAGATGGAGAAATTTCAAAAGGCTACCAAACGAATTGTAGCTGACGGGCACGGATTGGGCCTGCATGGTGTCAGTCACGTTCCTAGCAAATTTTATAAATCTGCCTACAGCGGATTGAAAGAGATGCGACAAGCGAATGTAAGTCTGAACAAGGTTGCCGGTGTGAAAACAAGTCTTGTTCGGACGCCATATGGCAGCAAACCATACCTTAAATCGGCATTCCGTAATGTGCTGCTGGGTCAGGGGGGCTTCCATCTGTGGGACTGGAATGTGGATTCGGAAGACTGGAAATACAAGAAAGATCACCAGAAAGTTTATAACAGTGTAATGAAGCAGATCCACAATGTACAAAAGAATGGAACTACACCTGTTGTGCTTATGCACGACCAGGAAGCGACCCTGAAAGTTCTGCCACAGGTATTGAAAACATTGAAGGCAGAAGGGTATCGTTTTGAAGTATTAAGCAAGAAAGTGCAGCCGGTCAACTTCTGGAATGACAAGCGTTAA